CGCTCAGATATTACCGTGTACCCAACGCCATCCATGACAATCAGTGAGGCACTTGACGCGCTGAAAAATGGCCAGCTTTCGCCCACCAAAGATGCCACGGTTGAGGGCCATTGGGGTGAGGTATGAAACTGGCCATCGCCTCCGGAAAAGGGGGAACCGGCAAAACGACGCTGTCCGTTGCTCTGGCCCAGGTCGCTGACAGACCGGTTCAACTGCTCGATTGCGATGTCGAGGAACCCAACAGCCATCTGTTTTTTGAGCAGGCCGCGACAGATTGTGAAATTGTCACGGTGCCGGTGCCACGCATTGATGAACAACGCTGCCAGCATTGTGGCGCGTGTGGTGAGTTTTGCGCATTTAATGCTCTGGCCTGCCTGCCGACGGAAACGGTTCTATTTGAAGGGCTGTGCCACAGCTGTGGCGGCTGCCGTCTGGTTTGCCCCCACGATGCCATCAGCGAACAGCAGCAACGCATCGGCGTAATCCGCAAAGCCCGCCACGGCAAGATCGACCTGTTCAGCGGTGTGCTGGATGTCGGGCTGGCCATGTCACCACCACTGATTCGCGCTCTGAAGCGCCATCAAAACGACGAGACGTTGATCCTGCTTGATTGTCCACCGGGCACATCCTGCCCGTTGTCGACCACCATTCAGGATGCGGACATGGTCCTGCTGATCACCGAGCCGACTCCGTTCGGCCTGCATGATCTGGAGATTGCCGTCGAAACAGTGCGTCAACTCAAACGCCCCATCGCCGTGATCATTAACCGCAGCGATCTCGGCGACAACAGCGTTACTAACTATTGTCGCCGAGAAAGGATCCCGGTTTTACTGCAGTTGCCGTATGAAAAACGGGTGGCCGTGGCGTATTCGCGCGGCGAAGGGCTGCTTGACGCCCTGCCCGGCCTGGAGACGCAACTTGAAATTGTACTGCAACATGCCGAGAAACTGTATCGGGAGAGTCTGTCATGAAAGAACTGACTATCATCAGTGGTAAGGGCGGCACGGGCAAAACCAGCCTGACCGCAGCTCTGGCCGATCTTGCTGACGACTGCGTCATCGCCGACTGCGACGTGGATGCGGCCAATCTCCATCTACTGCTGTCACCGCAAGTTGACCACTGTCATGAATTTATCAGCGGCACCATTGCGGTGATCGACGAACAAGGGTGCACCCAATGTGGTGAATGCCAACGTTTGTGCCGATTTGGCGGCATCAGCGCCACACCACCCTACACCATTCAGCCGTCCGGCTGTGAAGGCTGCGGAGTGTGTGCCCGTTTCTGCCCGCAACAGGTCATCACCATGGAACCACGCCGCTGCGGTGAATGGTATCAGTCTCACACCGAGCAAGGCGCGATGATCCATGCTCGGCTTGATGTCGGCGCCGAAAACTCCGGAAAACTGGTCAGTCTGGTCCGCGAGCAGGCACATCAATGGGCAAAGGCACACAACATCCCCCTGTTGCTGATCGACGGCCCCCCAGGGATTGGTTGTCCGGTTATCGCTTCCATCACCGGCGCCGACCATGTGTTGATCGTGACTGAACCCACCCTGTCGGGGTTACACGACATGGAGCGAATTATTGACTTGCTGGAACATTTTTCCATCCCCGGCAGCCTGTGTATCAACCGCTGGGACATCAACCCCAACATGACCCGGCAGATTCGCGACGCGGCAGCCCGTCGCCATGTAGACTGCGTCGGTCTGATCCCGTTTGATCGCCATATGGTCAACGCCCAGCTCAAGGCCCAACCAGTGGTCCGCCAGCACGACAGCATTGCCGCCATGGCCATTCGCGATCTATGGAATAACCTCAACGGTCTTGTAACCGTTCTTGAACCCTCAAACCTCTTACCGAAAAACCAGGAGTCTCGTGTATGAAAATCGCTATCCCTACAGCCGAAGGCAAACTAACCCCCCATTTCGGCCACTGTGAAAAATTTGCCATTGTCACTGTCGACGAAAATGCCGAAATCGGCAGCCCTGAATTTATCACCCCGCCGCCACATGAGCCGGGTGTTCTGCCGCAATGGCTGGCTGAAAAGCAGGTCACTCTGATCATTGCCGGCGGCATGGGCCAACGTGCCCAGCAGTTATTTGACAACAACGGCATTCAGGTCATTACCGGCGCACCTGCCGAACTGCCTCAAGTGTTGGTCCAACAACATCTCAACGGCAGCCTGACCACCGGGATCAATCTCTGTGACCATTGATCTGGCAACAGCCACCGGTCAAGGTCAAGGGCATCAACACTGCATTATGTGTGGTGAGCACAATCCGCTGTCGCTGAAACTTTCGTTCAGCGACGACGGTCAGGGAGGTGTCCACACCTCTTTTCGCGGTTCGCCGTGGCTACAGGGCTACCAGAGCCTGCTCCACGGCGGCATCATCTGTTCCCTGCTCGATAGCGCCATGACCCACTGCCTGTTCGCCCATCGCATTAAGGCGGTGACCGGAGAATTGAAAATCCGTTTTGTTCAGCCGGTCCCCGCCGAAGCCACTCTGCAGTTGTCGGCGCGCATCACCCACAGCCTGCCACCTGTTTATCGAGTCGAGGCGCAACTCCACCAGGAGAACTGCCTGATGGCACGCGCCGATGCGAAGTTTATGCAATTCGATGCCCTGCCAAACGGGGCGGACCAGCCTGCCCGTTAAGGGGAAAAATCTCCTTGACAGCGCCCCGATCGAACGGTACAGTGCGCCGTTACTGAAGCATAAAAACACAGAGAAACGAGGTGAAGTACATGTATGCGGTGATCAAGACCGGAGGAAAACAATACAAAGTATCCGAAGGTGACACAGTAAAAATTGAAAAAATCGCCGGTTCTGTGGGTGAAACCATCGAACTGAGCGAGGTCCTCATGGTCGGCGGAGAAGAGGTAAAAATCGGAGCACCTCTATTGCCAGGCGCAAAGGTTACAGCTCGCATTGTCGAGCAGGGCAAGGACAAAAAAGTTCTCGTCTTCAAATCCAAGCGTCGCAAGGGCTTTCGCAAGACCTATGGACACCGTCAACCCATCACTCGTCTGATGATTACAGGCATTGAGGCTTAAGGAGGCTACTCATGGCTCACAAAAAAGCGGGCGGCAGTTCCAAGAACGGTCGCGACAGTGTTGGTAAGCGCCTTGGCGTCAAGCGATTCGGTGGTCAGGAAGTGACAGCCGGTTCCATCCTGGTACGTCAGCGTGGGACCACGTTCCACCCAGGTAACAATGTTGGTTGCGGCAAGGATTATACCCTGTTCGCCCTGATCGACGGCGTTGTCAAGTTTGAACGCAAAGACAAGAAGCGTCAGAAAATTTCTGTTTACGCCAACTAGTCGCGCGAACAACACACAACTAAAGACCCGGAGTTCAGCGTTGAGAACTTCGGGTTTTTTTATGGTAAATTGGGAGAACGTTTTTACAAAAAGACGCCGGATATTCATTTCGACTACCCGTGGCCCCATAAACCGTTAAAAAACGTTGCGGTGTTGCCAGGCAACACGATTCACAACACCAGCCGACTTTATAATTCATGCGATCATCGCGTTTACAACGCGCGTCGCAAGAAAGACAATACCCGATCATGCGCTTCGTTGATCAAGTCAAAATCCACATCAAATCCGGCGACGGCGGCCGCGGCTGCATGTCGTTTCGGCGTGAAAAATTTATTCCCCGTGGCGGTCCTGACGGCGGTGACGGCGGTGACGGTGGCGACGTTTATCTGCACACCGACTCCAGCCTGACCACCCTGCTCGATTTTCGCTACAATGCCCACTACAAGGCAACCAACGGCGCCCCCGGCATGGGCAAAAACATGCACGGAAAAACCGGCGACGACCTGACCATCCACGTGCCTCCCGGCACGCTGGTCTACGATGCGGACAGCGATGAACTGCTGGCCGACATGGTCGAACCCGGGCAGACCACCAAGCTGCTCAGCGGCGGCCAGGGCGGCCGCGGCAACGCCCGTTTTGCCACCAGCACCAACCGAGCACCGC
This DNA window, taken from Desulfuromonas acetoxidans DSM 684, encodes the following:
- a CDS encoding 4Fe-4S binding protein — its product is MKLAIASGKGGTGKTTLSVALAQVADRPVQLLDCDVEEPNSHLFFEQAATDCEIVTVPVPRIDEQRCQHCGACGEFCAFNALACLPTETVLFEGLCHSCGGCRLVCPHDAISEQQQRIGVIRKARHGKIDLFSGVLDVGLAMSPPLIRALKRHQNDETLILLDCPPGTSCPLSTTIQDADMVLLITEPTPFGLHDLEIAVETVRQLKRPIAVIINRSDLGDNSVTNYCRRERIPVLLQLPYEKRVAVAYSRGEGLLDALPGLETQLEIVLQHAEKLYRESLS
- a CDS encoding ATP-binding protein; protein product: MKELTIISGKGGTGKTSLTAALADLADDCVIADCDVDAANLHLLLSPQVDHCHEFISGTIAVIDEQGCTQCGECQRLCRFGGISATPPYTIQPSGCEGCGVCARFCPQQVITMEPRRCGEWYQSHTEQGAMIHARLDVGAENSGKLVSLVREQAHQWAKAHNIPLLLIDGPPGIGCPVIASITGADHVLIVTEPTLSGLHDMERIIDLLEHFSIPGSLCINRWDINPNMTRQIRDAAARRHVDCVGLIPFDRHMVNAQLKAQPVVRQHDSIAAMAIRDLWNNLNGLVTVLEPSNLLPKNQESRV
- a CDS encoding NifB/NifX family molybdenum-iron cluster-binding protein; translation: MKIAIPTAEGKLTPHFGHCEKFAIVTVDENAEIGSPEFITPPPHEPGVLPQWLAEKQVTLIIAGGMGQRAQQLFDNNGIQVITGAPAELPQVLVQQHLNGSLTTGINLCDH
- a CDS encoding PaaI family thioesterase; this encodes MTIDLATATGQGQGHQHCIMCGEHNPLSLKLSFSDDGQGGVHTSFRGSPWLQGYQSLLHGGIICSLLDSAMTHCLFAHRIKAVTGELKIRFVQPVPAEATLQLSARITHSLPPVYRVEAQLHQENCLMARADAKFMQFDALPNGADQPAR
- the rplU gene encoding 50S ribosomal protein L21 codes for the protein MYAVIKTGGKQYKVSEGDTVKIEKIAGSVGETIELSEVLMVGGEEVKIGAPLLPGAKVTARIVEQGKDKKVLVFKSKRRKGFRKTYGHRQPITRLMITGIEA
- the rpmA gene encoding 50S ribosomal protein L27 produces the protein MAHKKAGGSSKNGRDSVGKRLGVKRFGGQEVTAGSILVRQRGTTFHPGNNVGCGKDYTLFALIDGVVKFERKDKKRQKISVYAN